Proteins from one Pongo abelii isolate AG06213 chromosome 19, NHGRI_mPonAbe1-v2.0_pri, whole genome shotgun sequence genomic window:
- the LOC100937876 gene encoding protein FAM106C, with protein MDLTPGIDLTTIMFSWLLLPEEESTHMGVAQVQQLPGIAEPCPELGMGCQGRHCNAEKESYWCYKVQAESSNYTCLAPAFLLPSTMFLIHLPLGTNRLHCLQNASLESCLCSFVHLNHPLHISDPVILISLHEAVRFPFAFSFPRGTLSIAYCLMSSVSTSSEAIMSTELLAHYCHSSLHVCICISSFPNETGNNDSFPGAVVSINDQLTDQCKLAAEELTLRNLLECRFSDCVGEEDLINLGVIGTEH; from the exons ATGGACCTGACCCCTGGCATTGACCTCACCACCATTATGTTTTCCTGGCTGCTGCTTCCTGAAGAAG AATCCACCCACATGGGGGTAGCCCAGGTGCAGCAACTCCCAGGGATAGCAGAGCCTTGCCCGGAGCTGGGGATGGGCTGTCAGGGAAGACATTGCAACGCTGAAAAAG AGTCATACTGGTGCTACAAGGTTCAAGCCGAGTCCTCCAACTACACCTGCTTGG CTCCTGCCTTCCTGTTACCGTCTACTATgttcctcattcaccttccactCGGCACCAACAGGCTGCACTGCCTCCAAAACGCATCACTTGAATCCTGCCTCTGCTCCTTTGTCCATCTGAATCACCCTCTCCACATTTCTGACCCTGTAATCCTGATCTCACTTCATGAGGCCGTTCGCTTCCCTTTTGCATTTAGCTTTCCCCGGGGTACACTGTCAATAGCCTACTGTCTGATGTCATCAGTCAGCACTTCATCAGAGGCAATTATGTCTACAGAGCTTTTGGCTCATTACTGTCACTCCTCCTtacatgtgtgcatatgcatatcATCTTTCCCTAATGAGACTGGAAATAATGATTCATTCCCTGGAGCAGTGGTTTCCATAAATGACCAACTCACAGACCAGTGCAAACTGGCTGCGGAAGAGCTTACTCTGAGAAACTTATTAGAATGCAGATTCTCGGACTGCGTGGGAGAGGAGGATCTCATAAATCTGGGTGTAATAGGCACAGAACATTAG